In Mus caroli chromosome 9, CAROLI_EIJ_v1.1, whole genome shotgun sequence, a single window of DNA contains:
- the LOC110302046 gene encoding olfactory receptor 7G2-like, which translates to MGGKNQTDVSHFFLLGLTDDPTVKSVIFCIFLFMYMVTILGNLLIILAVCSYSHLQTPMYFFISNLSINDICLSTTVIPNMLLTTQTQDQSISYAGCLTQLCFVLLFAGFESCLLAAMAYDRYVAICYPLSYTVIINFHSCALLILFSVLISVLNMGLLGLMVLRLSFCTNLEIPLFFCELSQVMKLACSDTLINDILIYLATFIFGGIPISGIIFSYVQIASSVLRISSVKGRCKAFSTCGSHLSVTSLSYGSGLGVYITSSVAILPKKTSVACIMYTVVPQMLNPFIFSLRNKDMKETMKKIISKVASL; encoded by the coding sequence ATGGGAGGTAAAAACCAGACAGATGTTTCTCACTTCTTTCTTCTGGGACTAACAGATGATCCAACTGTGAAGTCTGTGATCTTTTGTATCTTCCTGTTCATGTACATGGTCACCATCTTGGGAAATCTGCTTATTATCCTTGCTGTATGTTCTTATTCTCATTTGCAAACAcccatgtatttttttatttcaaatttatccATTAATGATATCTGCTTATCCACAACCGTCATCCCAAATATGTTGCTGACTACTCAAACACAGGATCAGAGCATCAGTTATGCAGGCTGCCTTACTCAGCTTTGCTTTGTCTTGCTATTTGCTGGATTTGAAAGCTGTCTTCTTGCAGCAATGGCCTATGACCGATATGTTGCTATTTGTTATCCACTGAGTTATACAGTCATCATAAATTTTCACTCATGTGCTCTACTAattctcttctctgttctcattAGCGTTTTGAACATGGGACTTCTTGGTCTCATGGTATTAAGGCTATCTTTCTGCACAAATCTAGAAATTCCCTTATTCTTCTGTGAACTTTCTCAGGTCATGAAGCTTGCGTGCTCTGACACtcttattaatgatattctgatatATCTTGCAACATTTATATTTGGTGGCATCCCAATCTCTGgtattattttctcttatgtCCAAATTGCTTCTTCTGTTTTGAGAATATCATCAGTAAAAGGAAGATGTAAAGCCTTTTCCACTTGTGGTTCTCACTTGTCAGTGACTTCTTTGTCCTATGGTTCAGGATTGGGTGTTTATATAACCTCTTCAGTTGCTATTTTACCCAAGAAGACTTCAGTGGCCTGCATTATGTACACTGTAGTCCCACAAATGTTGAACCCATTCATCTTTAGCCTTCGAAATAAGGACATGaaagaaactatgaaaaaaatcatcagtAAAGTAGCTTCTCTTTGA